In Malus sylvestris chromosome 15, drMalSylv7.2, whole genome shotgun sequence, a single genomic region encodes these proteins:
- the LOC126605675 gene encoding pleiotropic drug resistance protein 1-like isoform X2, which translates to MSNPGSGRSSFDMWRNTSMEVFSMSSRHEEDDEESLTWAAIERLPTYLRTRRGLLAEEEGKAREIDVTNLGLLERKNLLERLIKIAEEDNEKFLLKLKDRMNRVGLEYPTTEVRFEHLNVEAEAYVGGRALPTMFNFSINMLELFLNYLHILPSRKQQLPILNDVSGIIKPKRMTLLLGPPGSGKTTLLLALAGKLGKDLKLSGRVTYNGHGMEEFIPERTSAYISQHDLHIPELTVRETMAFSARCQGVGPRYEMLVELSRREKAANIKPDPDLDVYMKAAALEGQETNVVTDYIIKVLGLDICADTLVGDHMRRGVSGGQRKRLTTGEMLVGPAKALFMDEISTGLDSSTTYHIVNSLRQSIHILNGTALISLLQPAPETYDLFDDIILLSDGHIVYQGPRENVLEFFGQMGFKCPERKGVADFLQEVTSRKDQEQYWAHKEKPYSFVTSDEFAEALQSFHIGRELGDELAIPFDKSKGNPASLTTKKYGVGKKELYKACMSRQILLMKRNSFIYIFKMIQFSLMALVTMTLFLRTEMHRGSVEDGGIYMGSLFFTIVIIMFSGYSELAMTVMRLPVFFKQRDLLFFPAWAYALPNCLIRIPLTIVEVSIWVTVTYYVIGYDPNIGRFFKQFLSLLCISQMANGLFRLIAAIGRSPIVANTFGSAALLVVFVLGGFILSRDSMKKWLLWGYWLSPMAYGMNALAVNEFLGKSWRHVPANSTEPLGVLVMKSRGVLPEARWYWLGVVALLGFILLFNFLFTLALQYLDPIDKPQAVMSKEALAKKLAKKTGDTTELSLTRNESQENMSANRTRKRGMVLPFEPLSITFNEIRYAVDMPQEMKAEGITENRLELLKGVSGAFRPGVLTALMGVSGAGKTTLMDVLAGRKTGGYIEGNITISGYPKNQETFARISGYCEQTDIHSPHVTVYEALIYSAWLRLPPEVDSPTRKMFIEEVMELVELTSIREALVGLPGVNGLSTEQRKRLTIAVELVANPSIIFMDEPTSGLDARAAAIVMRTVRNTVDTGRTVVCTIHQPSIDIFDAFDELFLLKRGGEEIYVGPLGHHSSDLINYFEGISGVSKLRDSHNPATWMLEVTSAGQEEALGVSFSDIYKNSELHRRNKVLIKELSTPPPNSRDLHFSTQYSQSFFNQCIACLWKQHWSYWRNPSYSAVRLLYTAMMALVFGTIFWGLGSKRNNQQDVLNAMGSMYSAVLFIGIQNASSVQPVVGIERIVFYRERAAGMYSAFPYALGQIIIELPYTLFQTIIYGLIVYTMIGFDWTVGKFLWYLFFMYFTFLYYTLYGMMIVGITPNTTIAAVASSAVYPLWNVFSGFIIPRTRIPIWWRWFYWVCPVSWTLYGLLTSQFGGIKDTLDSGETVEDFMKDYFGYREGFLGVVAIVHVGISVLFGFIFAFSIKALNFQKR; encoded by the exons ATGAGCAATCCTGGGAGTGGACGTAGCAGCTTTGACATGTGGAGAAACACTTCCATGGAAGTTTTCTCCATGTCTTCTCGTcacgaagaagatgatgaagagtCTCTGACATGGGCTGCTATCGAGAGACTGCCTACGTATTTACGCACGCGGAGAGGTCTGCTTGCGGAAGAGGAGGGCAAAGCTAGAGAGATTGATGTGACGAACCTGGGATTACTAGAAAGGAAGAACTTGTTGGAGAGACTGATTAAGATTGCAGAGGAAGATAATGAGAAGTTCTTGTTGAAGCTCAAGGATCGCATGAACAG AGTTGGACTTGAATATCCGACAACTGAAGTCCGGTTCGAGCATTTAAATGTTGAAGCAGAGGCTTATGTTGGCGGTAGGGCATTGCCTACAATGTTCAACTTTTCCATTAATATGTTAGAG TTGTTCTTGAATTATCTCCATATTCTTCCAAGTCGAAAGCAACAATTACCAATCCTCAATGATGTTAGTGGAATTATCAAGCCAAAAAG AATGACACTGCTTTTAGGCCCCCCGGGCTCTGGAAAGACCACATTACTATTGGCACTGGCCGGAAAACTTGGTAAAGATCTAAAA CTTTCGGGGAGAGTTACATACAACGGACACGGGATGGAAGAGTTTATACCAGAGAGAACATCAGCTTATATAAGTCAACATGATCTACACATACCGGAATTGACAGTGAGAGAAACGATGGCTTTTTCAGCAAGATGTCAAGGGGTCGGGCCACGTTATG AAATGCTGGTAGAATTATCAAGGAGAGAGAAGGCCGCAAACATTAAGCCGGATCCTGATCTTGATGTTTACATGAAG GCAGCAGCACTGGAAGGACAGGAAACCAATGTAGTTACAGATTACATAATCAAG GTTCTGGGGCTCGACATTTGTGCTGACACCCTGGTAGGGGATCACATGAGACGAGGTGTCTCTGGTGGACAAAGAAAGAGACTCACCACAG GGGAGATGCTGGTCGGACCAGCAAAAGCACTTTTCATGGATGAAATATCTACCGGCTTGGACAGTTCGACTACATATCACATAGTAAATTCACTCAGACAATCCATCCACATCCTCAATGGAACTGCTCTAATCTCTCTCTTGCAGCCAGCACCAGAAACTTATGATCTCTTTGATGACATAATTCTCCTCTCAGATGGCCACATTGTGTATCAAGGCCCTCGTGAGAATGTGCTTGAATTCTTCGGACAAATGGGATTCAAATGTCCAGAGAGGAAAGGAGTTGCTGATTTCCTACAAGAA GTAACATCAAGGAAAGATCAAGAGCAATACTGGGCTCATAAAGAGAAGCCTTATAGCTTTGTAACTTCCGATGAATTTGCTGAAGCATTGCAGTCATTTCACATCGGTAGAGAACTTGGCGATGAGCTTGCCATTCCGTTTGACAAGTCTAAAGGCAACCCTGCATCTTTAACAACTAAGAAGTATGGAGTTGGCAAGAAGGAACTTTACAAAGCTTGTATGTCTAGACAAATTTTGCTTATGAAGAGGAATTCGTTTATCTACATTTTCAAAATGATCCAG TTTAGTTTAATGGCTTTGGTAACAATGACATTATTCTTACGGACTGAGATGCACCGAGGTAGTGTGGAAGATGGTGGGATTTACATGGGATCTTTGTTTTTCACAATTGTGATCATTATGTTCAGTGGGTACTCGGAACTTGCTATGACTGTAATGAGACTTCCTGTGTTTTTCAAGCAAAGGGATCTTCTGTTCTTTCCTGCTTGGGCGTATGCTTTACCGAATTGTCTGATAAGGATCCCTTTGACCATTGTGGAGGTTTCTATTTGGGTGACCGTTACTTACTACGTTATAGGTTATGATCCGAACATTGGAAG GTTCTTCAAACAGTTCCTTTCACTGCTGTGTATTAGCCAGATGGCAAATGGACTGTTCCGATTGATAGCGGCAATAGGCAGGAGCCCAATTGTTGCAAACACATTTGGGTCTGCTGCTTTACTTGTTGTTTTCGTTCTAGGTGGCTTTATCTTATCTCGAG ACAGTATGAAGAAATGGTTGCTGTGGGGGTATTGGCTCTCACCGATGGCATATggaatgaatgccttggccgtCAACGAATTTCTTGGAAAAAGTTGGAGACAT GTTCCTGCCAACTCCACAGAACCATTAGGAGTTCTGGTCATGAAGTCTCGAGGGGTACTACCAGAAGCGCGCTGGTACTGGCTTGGAGTAGTAGCTTTACTTGGatttattcttttattcaaCTTCCTTTTCACCTTGGCACTTCAGTATCTTGATC CCATTGACAAGCCTCAGGCAGTAATGTCCAAAGAAGCCTTGGCAAAGAAACTTGCCAAGAAAACTGGAGACACCACCGAGCTTTCATTAACAAGAAATGAAAGTCAAGAGAATATGTCTGCCAATCGTACCAGGAAGCGAGGAATGGTTCTTCCATTTGAACCCCTCTCAATTACATTTAATGAAATCAGATATGCAGTTGACATGCCACAG GAAATGAAAGCTGAAGGCATAACTGAGAATCGACTAGAACTTCTGAAGGGTGTGAGTGGTGCCTTTCGGCCTGGTGTCCTAACAGCCCTAATGGGTGTTAGTGGCGCAGGAAAGACTACTCTAATGGATGTCTTGGCCGGAAGGAAAACAGGTGGATATATCGAGGGAAACATCACCATATCTGGATatccaaaaaatcaagaaaCATTTGCTCGCATATCCGGATATTGTGAACAAACAGATATACACTCTCCTCATGTCACGGTTTATGAGGCTTTGATTTATTCAGCATGGCTCCGGTTACCACCAGAGGTTGATTCCCCAACCAGAAAG ATGTTCATCGAGGAAGTTATGGAGCTTGTGGAACTGACCTCAATAAGGGAAGCACTTGTTGGATTGCCCGGAGTGAATGGTCTTTCAACTGAGCAGCGTAAAAGGCTAACAATTGCAGTAGAGCTTGTTGCCAACCCCTCCATAATATTCATGGATGAGCCAACCTCTGGCCTTGATGCCAGGGCAGCAGCAATTGTAATGAGAACAGTGAGGAATACGGTGGACACTGGGCGAACTGTAGTCTGCACCATTCACCAGCCAAGCATTGACATATTTGATGCTTTCGATGAG CTGTTTCTTTTGAAACGAGGAGGCGAGGAAATATATGTTGGGCCTTTAGGCCACCATTCTTCGGACTTGATCAACTATTTTGAG GGAATTAGTGGAGTTTCTAAATTACGGGACAGTCACAATCCTGCAACTTGGATGCTGGAGGTTACTTCTGCAGGACAAGAAGAGGCTCTCGGGGTTAGTTTCAGTGACATATATAAGAACTCGGAACTACACAG GAGAAATAAGGTCTTGATCAAGGAACTAAGTACTCCACCACCAAATTCAAGAGATTTGCACTTTTCTACACAGTATTCTCAGTCTTTCTTCAACCAGTGTATAGCTTGCCTATGGAAACAGCATTGGTCTTACTGGCGAAACCCATCATACAGTGCAGTGAGACTTTTGTACACTGCTATGATGGCTTTAGTATTTGGGACAATATTCTGGGGTCTTGGTTCCAAAAG GAATAACCAACAAGATGTTCTTAATGCAATGGGTTCTATGTATTCTGCTGTTCTCTTCATTGGGATACAAAATGCCTCATCAGTGCAGCCAGTTGTAGGTATTGAAAGGATAGTATTTTACAGAGAAAGGGCTGCTGGAATGTACTCAGCTTTTCCATATGCCTTGGGACAG ATAATCATTGAGCTTCCATATACTTTGTTCCAAACTATCATCTATGGGCTTATAGTATACACCATGATCGGATTCGATTGGACGGTCGGCAAGTTCCTTTGGTATCTCTTCTTCATGTACTTCACCTTCTTATACTACACATTGTATGGTATGATGATTGTGGGCATTACTCCCAACACAACCATTGCTGCTGTAGCTTCCTCAGCCGTCTACCCCTTATGGAATGTTTTTTCCGGATTCATCATTCCAAGAACA AGAATTCCGATATGGTGGAGATGGTTCTACTGGGTGTGTCCGGTGTCTTGGACTTTGTACGGATTGCTTACTTCACAATTTGGAGGCATCAAGGATACGCTTGATTCGGGTGAAACTGTTGAAGATTttatgaaggattattttggcTACAGAGAAGGCTTTCTAGGTGTTGTTGCAATTGTCCATGTTGGGATTTCAGTGCTCTTCGGATTCATCTTTGCCTTTTCAATCAAGGCATTGAACTTCCAGAAGAGATGA
- the LOC126605675 gene encoding pleiotropic drug resistance protein 1-like isoform X1, protein MSNPGSGRSSFDMWRNTSMEVFSMSSRHEEDDEESLTWAAIERLPTYLRTRRGLLAEEEGKAREIDVTNLGLLERKNLLERLIKIAEEDNEKFLLKLKDRMNRVGLEYPTTEVRFEHLNVEAEAYVGGRALPTMFNFSINMLELFLNYLHILPSRKQQLPILNDVSGIIKPKRMTLLLGPPGSGKTTLLLALAGKLGKDLKLSGRVTYNGHGMEEFIPERTSAYISQHDLHIPELTVRETMAFSARCQGVGPRYEMLVELSRREKAANIKPDPDLDVYMKAAALEGQETNVVTDYIIKVLGLDICADTLVGDHMRRGVSGGQRKRLTTGEMLVGPAKALFMDEISTGLDSSTTYHIVNSLRQSIHILNGTALISLLQPAPETYDLFDDIILLSDGHIVYQGPRENVLEFFGQMGFKCPERKGVADFLQEVTSRKDQEQYWAHKEKPYSFVTSDEFAEALQSFHIGRELGDELAIPFDKSKGNPASLTTKKYGVGKKELYKACMSRQILLMKRNSFIYIFKMIQFSLMALVTMTLFLRTEMHRGSVEDGGIYMGSLFFTIVIIMFSGYSELAMTVMRLPVFFKQRDLLFFPAWAYALPNCLIRIPLTIVEVSIWVTVTYYVIGYDPNIGRFFKQFLSLLCISQMANGLFRLIAAIGRSPIVANTFGSAALLVVFVLGGFILSRDSMKKWLLWGYWLSPMAYGMNALAVNEFLGKSWRHVPANSTEPLGVLVMKSRGVLPEARWYWLGVVALLGFILLFNFLFTLALQYLDRKYQLRHFSSHHWRCSNNHTKFSVAIDKPQAVMSKEALAKKLAKKTGDTTELSLTRNESQENMSANRTRKRGMVLPFEPLSITFNEIRYAVDMPQEMKAEGITENRLELLKGVSGAFRPGVLTALMGVSGAGKTTLMDVLAGRKTGGYIEGNITISGYPKNQETFARISGYCEQTDIHSPHVTVYEALIYSAWLRLPPEVDSPTRKMFIEEVMELVELTSIREALVGLPGVNGLSTEQRKRLTIAVELVANPSIIFMDEPTSGLDARAAAIVMRTVRNTVDTGRTVVCTIHQPSIDIFDAFDELFLLKRGGEEIYVGPLGHHSSDLINYFEGISGVSKLRDSHNPATWMLEVTSAGQEEALGVSFSDIYKNSELHRRNKVLIKELSTPPPNSRDLHFSTQYSQSFFNQCIACLWKQHWSYWRNPSYSAVRLLYTAMMALVFGTIFWGLGSKRNNQQDVLNAMGSMYSAVLFIGIQNASSVQPVVGIERIVFYRERAAGMYSAFPYALGQIIIELPYTLFQTIIYGLIVYTMIGFDWTVGKFLWYLFFMYFTFLYYTLYGMMIVGITPNTTIAAVASSAVYPLWNVFSGFIIPRTRIPIWWRWFYWVCPVSWTLYGLLTSQFGGIKDTLDSGETVEDFMKDYFGYREGFLGVVAIVHVGISVLFGFIFAFSIKALNFQKR, encoded by the exons ATGAGCAATCCTGGGAGTGGACGTAGCAGCTTTGACATGTGGAGAAACACTTCCATGGAAGTTTTCTCCATGTCTTCTCGTcacgaagaagatgatgaagagtCTCTGACATGGGCTGCTATCGAGAGACTGCCTACGTATTTACGCACGCGGAGAGGTCTGCTTGCGGAAGAGGAGGGCAAAGCTAGAGAGATTGATGTGACGAACCTGGGATTACTAGAAAGGAAGAACTTGTTGGAGAGACTGATTAAGATTGCAGAGGAAGATAATGAGAAGTTCTTGTTGAAGCTCAAGGATCGCATGAACAG AGTTGGACTTGAATATCCGACAACTGAAGTCCGGTTCGAGCATTTAAATGTTGAAGCAGAGGCTTATGTTGGCGGTAGGGCATTGCCTACAATGTTCAACTTTTCCATTAATATGTTAGAG TTGTTCTTGAATTATCTCCATATTCTTCCAAGTCGAAAGCAACAATTACCAATCCTCAATGATGTTAGTGGAATTATCAAGCCAAAAAG AATGACACTGCTTTTAGGCCCCCCGGGCTCTGGAAAGACCACATTACTATTGGCACTGGCCGGAAAACTTGGTAAAGATCTAAAA CTTTCGGGGAGAGTTACATACAACGGACACGGGATGGAAGAGTTTATACCAGAGAGAACATCAGCTTATATAAGTCAACATGATCTACACATACCGGAATTGACAGTGAGAGAAACGATGGCTTTTTCAGCAAGATGTCAAGGGGTCGGGCCACGTTATG AAATGCTGGTAGAATTATCAAGGAGAGAGAAGGCCGCAAACATTAAGCCGGATCCTGATCTTGATGTTTACATGAAG GCAGCAGCACTGGAAGGACAGGAAACCAATGTAGTTACAGATTACATAATCAAG GTTCTGGGGCTCGACATTTGTGCTGACACCCTGGTAGGGGATCACATGAGACGAGGTGTCTCTGGTGGACAAAGAAAGAGACTCACCACAG GGGAGATGCTGGTCGGACCAGCAAAAGCACTTTTCATGGATGAAATATCTACCGGCTTGGACAGTTCGACTACATATCACATAGTAAATTCACTCAGACAATCCATCCACATCCTCAATGGAACTGCTCTAATCTCTCTCTTGCAGCCAGCACCAGAAACTTATGATCTCTTTGATGACATAATTCTCCTCTCAGATGGCCACATTGTGTATCAAGGCCCTCGTGAGAATGTGCTTGAATTCTTCGGACAAATGGGATTCAAATGTCCAGAGAGGAAAGGAGTTGCTGATTTCCTACAAGAA GTAACATCAAGGAAAGATCAAGAGCAATACTGGGCTCATAAAGAGAAGCCTTATAGCTTTGTAACTTCCGATGAATTTGCTGAAGCATTGCAGTCATTTCACATCGGTAGAGAACTTGGCGATGAGCTTGCCATTCCGTTTGACAAGTCTAAAGGCAACCCTGCATCTTTAACAACTAAGAAGTATGGAGTTGGCAAGAAGGAACTTTACAAAGCTTGTATGTCTAGACAAATTTTGCTTATGAAGAGGAATTCGTTTATCTACATTTTCAAAATGATCCAG TTTAGTTTAATGGCTTTGGTAACAATGACATTATTCTTACGGACTGAGATGCACCGAGGTAGTGTGGAAGATGGTGGGATTTACATGGGATCTTTGTTTTTCACAATTGTGATCATTATGTTCAGTGGGTACTCGGAACTTGCTATGACTGTAATGAGACTTCCTGTGTTTTTCAAGCAAAGGGATCTTCTGTTCTTTCCTGCTTGGGCGTATGCTTTACCGAATTGTCTGATAAGGATCCCTTTGACCATTGTGGAGGTTTCTATTTGGGTGACCGTTACTTACTACGTTATAGGTTATGATCCGAACATTGGAAG GTTCTTCAAACAGTTCCTTTCACTGCTGTGTATTAGCCAGATGGCAAATGGACTGTTCCGATTGATAGCGGCAATAGGCAGGAGCCCAATTGTTGCAAACACATTTGGGTCTGCTGCTTTACTTGTTGTTTTCGTTCTAGGTGGCTTTATCTTATCTCGAG ACAGTATGAAGAAATGGTTGCTGTGGGGGTATTGGCTCTCACCGATGGCATATggaatgaatgccttggccgtCAACGAATTTCTTGGAAAAAGTTGGAGACAT GTTCCTGCCAACTCCACAGAACCATTAGGAGTTCTGGTCATGAAGTCTCGAGGGGTACTACCAGAAGCGCGCTGGTACTGGCTTGGAGTAGTAGCTTTACTTGGatttattcttttattcaaCTTCCTTTTCACCTTGGCACTTCAGTATCTTGATCGTAAGTACCAACTTAGACATTTTTCTTCTCATCATTGGAGATGTTCTAACAATCACACTAAATTTTCTGTAGCCATTGACAAGCCTCAGGCAGTAATGTCCAAAGAAGCCTTGGCAAAGAAACTTGCCAAGAAAACTGGAGACACCACCGAGCTTTCATTAACAAGAAATGAAAGTCAAGAGAATATGTCTGCCAATCGTACCAGGAAGCGAGGAATGGTTCTTCCATTTGAACCCCTCTCAATTACATTTAATGAAATCAGATATGCAGTTGACATGCCACAG GAAATGAAAGCTGAAGGCATAACTGAGAATCGACTAGAACTTCTGAAGGGTGTGAGTGGTGCCTTTCGGCCTGGTGTCCTAACAGCCCTAATGGGTGTTAGTGGCGCAGGAAAGACTACTCTAATGGATGTCTTGGCCGGAAGGAAAACAGGTGGATATATCGAGGGAAACATCACCATATCTGGATatccaaaaaatcaagaaaCATTTGCTCGCATATCCGGATATTGTGAACAAACAGATATACACTCTCCTCATGTCACGGTTTATGAGGCTTTGATTTATTCAGCATGGCTCCGGTTACCACCAGAGGTTGATTCCCCAACCAGAAAG ATGTTCATCGAGGAAGTTATGGAGCTTGTGGAACTGACCTCAATAAGGGAAGCACTTGTTGGATTGCCCGGAGTGAATGGTCTTTCAACTGAGCAGCGTAAAAGGCTAACAATTGCAGTAGAGCTTGTTGCCAACCCCTCCATAATATTCATGGATGAGCCAACCTCTGGCCTTGATGCCAGGGCAGCAGCAATTGTAATGAGAACAGTGAGGAATACGGTGGACACTGGGCGAACTGTAGTCTGCACCATTCACCAGCCAAGCATTGACATATTTGATGCTTTCGATGAG CTGTTTCTTTTGAAACGAGGAGGCGAGGAAATATATGTTGGGCCTTTAGGCCACCATTCTTCGGACTTGATCAACTATTTTGAG GGAATTAGTGGAGTTTCTAAATTACGGGACAGTCACAATCCTGCAACTTGGATGCTGGAGGTTACTTCTGCAGGACAAGAAGAGGCTCTCGGGGTTAGTTTCAGTGACATATATAAGAACTCGGAACTACACAG GAGAAATAAGGTCTTGATCAAGGAACTAAGTACTCCACCACCAAATTCAAGAGATTTGCACTTTTCTACACAGTATTCTCAGTCTTTCTTCAACCAGTGTATAGCTTGCCTATGGAAACAGCATTGGTCTTACTGGCGAAACCCATCATACAGTGCAGTGAGACTTTTGTACACTGCTATGATGGCTTTAGTATTTGGGACAATATTCTGGGGTCTTGGTTCCAAAAG GAATAACCAACAAGATGTTCTTAATGCAATGGGTTCTATGTATTCTGCTGTTCTCTTCATTGGGATACAAAATGCCTCATCAGTGCAGCCAGTTGTAGGTATTGAAAGGATAGTATTTTACAGAGAAAGGGCTGCTGGAATGTACTCAGCTTTTCCATATGCCTTGGGACAG ATAATCATTGAGCTTCCATATACTTTGTTCCAAACTATCATCTATGGGCTTATAGTATACACCATGATCGGATTCGATTGGACGGTCGGCAAGTTCCTTTGGTATCTCTTCTTCATGTACTTCACCTTCTTATACTACACATTGTATGGTATGATGATTGTGGGCATTACTCCCAACACAACCATTGCTGCTGTAGCTTCCTCAGCCGTCTACCCCTTATGGAATGTTTTTTCCGGATTCATCATTCCAAGAACA AGAATTCCGATATGGTGGAGATGGTTCTACTGGGTGTGTCCGGTGTCTTGGACTTTGTACGGATTGCTTACTTCACAATTTGGAGGCATCAAGGATACGCTTGATTCGGGTGAAACTGTTGAAGATTttatgaaggattattttggcTACAGAGAAGGCTTTCTAGGTGTTGTTGCAATTGTCCATGTTGGGATTTCAGTGCTCTTCGGATTCATCTTTGCCTTTTCAATCAAGGCATTGAACTTCCAGAAGAGATGA
- the LOC126601699 gene encoding protein CHLOROPLAST VESICULATION-like: protein MTVTNFNCCLNPPPSNQSHGSSPSLPSKQNQVPAWNKNDHGSWAKRCVVGMSCIMIGFEMGSVVSNQTHEAIAKVMPLPLEIATSSDQRVAKWSEKRMCPQWSPNSLETIVPENLPRPSAQRRWEAVGFSKDAPAVQMVVRKGGNCFAM from the exons ATGACTGTTACAAACTTCAACTGCTGCCTCAATCCGCCACCTTCAAATCAAAGCCATGGTTCAAGCCCTTCTTTGCCCTCAAAGCAAAATCAAGTACCTGCATG GAACAAAAATGATCATGGATCATGGGCTAAACGATGTGTTGTAGGCATGAGTTGCATCATGATCGGATTCGAAATGGGCAGCGTAGTAAGTAACCAAACCCATGAGGCCATTGCTAAAGTTATGCCTTTGCCGTTGGAAATAGCAACATCAAGTGACCAGAGGGTCGCAAAATGGAGTGAAAAAAGAATGTGCCCACAGTGGAGCCCTAACTCACTGGAGACCATCGTGCCGGAGAATCTTCCAAGGCCGTCTGCTCAAAGAAGATGGGAAGCCGTCGGTTTTTCTAAGGATGCTCCGGCGGTTCAAATGGTAGTTAGAAAAGGTGGCAACTGCTTTGCTATGTAG
- the LOC126605943 gene encoding probable protein phosphatase 2C 22 produces MEGSKVENGSSSEGRPPNPLSTAAAYWQCGFSPADGVPVPCKKSLVRHPSLMKTKTKEIKVEPGVQAEDFESNFIPIVRSGAWADIGSRPNMEDVYVCLDNFIDDYGLKDHADGPSAFYGVFDGHGGKHAADFASSHLPKFILENEDFPTDIEQVVTSAFLHTDTAFEEACTLDAKLASGTTALTALLIGRLLVVANAGDCRAVLCRRGKAIEMSRDHKPICSKEKQRIEASGGHVYDGYLNGQLNVARALGDWHMEGMKAKEGGPLSAEPELMTTKLTEEDEFLIIGCDGIWDVFRNQNAVDFARRRLQEHNDPAACSKDLVDEALKRKSGDNLAAVVVCFQPQPPPNLIAPRSRVQRSFSQEGLRELQSFLDDLKT; encoded by the exons ATGGAGGGAAGTAAAGTGGAGAATGGAAGCTCAAGCGAGGGTCGGCCTCCGAACCCTCTTTCGACCGCTGCGGCCTACTGGCAGTGTGGCTTTAGCCCCGCCGATGGCGTTCCAGTGCCGTGCAAGAAATCACTCGTTCGACACCCGTCTCTT ATGAAGACGAAAACAAAAGAGATCAAAGTTGAGCCGGGAGTTCAAGCAGAGGACTTTGAATCTAATTTCATTCCAATTGTCCGCTCCGGTGCATGGGCTGACATTGGGTCTCGTCCAAACATGGAAGATGTGTATGTCTGCTTGGACAATTTTATTGACGATTATGGGCTCAAGGATCATGCCGATGGCCCGAGTGCTTTCTATGGG GTGTTTGATGGACATGGAGGAAAGCATGCGGCTGATTTTGCTTCATCCCATCTGCCGAAGTTCATTTTGGAGAATGAAGACTTCCCTACAGATATTGAACAGGTTGTCACTTCAGCGTTTCTGCATACTGACACTGCCTTTGAGGAAGCTTGCACCTTGGATGCCAAACTTGCTTCCGGTACCACTGCATTGACAGCTCTTCTCATTGGaag GTTGTTGGTGGTTGCAAATGCTGGAGATTGTCGAGCAGTGCTGTGCCGCCGTGGAAAAGCAATTGAAATGTCAAGAGATCACAAACCAATTTGCAGCAAAGAGAAACAACGGATCGAGGCATCTGGAGGACATGTGTATGATGGTTACCTTAATGGGCAACTTAACGTTGCTCGTGCCTTGGGAGACTGGCATATGGAAGGGATGAAGGCCAAGGAGGGTGGGCCACTCAGTGCAGAGCCAGAACTTATGACCACAAAGTTGACAGAGGAGGACGAATTCCTTATCATTGGTTGTGATGGGATCTGGGATGTGTTCAGGAATCAAAATGCTGTGGATTTTGCTCGTCGGAGGCTTCAGGAGCACAATGACCCAGCCGCGTGTAGCAAGGATTTGGTTGATGAGGCTTTGAAGAGGAAGAGCGGGGACAACTTAGCTGCTGTCGTCGTCTGCTTCCAACCACAGCCTCCGCCTAATTTGATTGCCCCTCGCTCCAGAGTGCAGAGGAGTTTTTCGCAGGAAGGTTTGAGGGAGTTGCAGAGCTTCttggatgacttgaaaacttGA